The following are encoded together in the Myxococcales bacterium genome:
- a CDS encoding protein kinase yields MKSTQPERIIGRYALFREIASGGMASVHLGRLLGPVGFSRVVAIKRLHPHLARDPEFVAMFIDEARLAARVQHPNVVPTLDVVALDGELFIVMEYIEGESLARLVRLAKTKGQRIPLDVINAVMIGTLHGLHAAHGARGEGGRALGLVHRDVSPQNILIGADGLVRVVDFGIAIAAGRSHRTASGVLKGKLRYMAPEQVMLEAVDRRTDVYAASVVLWELLAGRGLFAGESEWQVAEQIRNGNTPPPSSFNSEVSPALDQIVQKGCATKREDRFPTAGDMAEALIAAAPCAIGRTVGKFVESLARESLSERRRWVEKAEASTSDVQSLEALSHEDAERTGEPETLARELAAEDDELPTTVEAEGDDGKGGEEEPSKTRAGGAFAGTRPVQPAEAASVAPAQAVADQPAQAPAERVRRRLPPAAGGVVAGVFLAAVLGLVALASRSSTPTQDEAVSNSVSHSNAPPTPVVASSGLPSRSSAAPPEAAPSAEHGTSASGTARQTKLRPAATLPAAAPQKPPLDCTPPYYVDGNGDKHFRRECLKQ; encoded by the coding sequence ATGAAGAGCACGCAGCCCGAGCGCATCATCGGTCGCTACGCGCTGTTTCGGGAGATCGCCTCCGGTGGCATGGCTTCGGTGCACCTCGGGCGTCTGCTCGGTCCAGTCGGATTTTCTCGCGTGGTCGCCATCAAACGCCTGCATCCGCACCTGGCGCGCGATCCGGAATTCGTGGCGATGTTCATCGACGAGGCTCGGCTGGCGGCGCGGGTGCAGCACCCCAACGTCGTTCCGACCCTGGATGTCGTGGCGCTCGATGGGGAGCTGTTCATCGTCATGGAGTACATCGAGGGGGAGTCGCTCGCGCGGCTCGTTCGACTCGCAAAGACCAAGGGTCAGCGCATTCCGCTCGACGTGATCAACGCCGTCATGATCGGCACCCTTCACGGTCTGCACGCTGCACATGGGGCGCGCGGGGAGGGTGGCCGAGCTCTGGGCCTGGTACACCGAGACGTCTCACCTCAAAACATCCTGATCGGTGCGGATGGCTTGGTAAGGGTCGTCGATTTTGGCATCGCCATCGCCGCGGGCCGCAGCCACCGCACGGCCAGCGGCGTGTTGAAGGGCAAACTCCGCTACATGGCGCCGGAGCAGGTCATGCTCGAGGCCGTCGACCGGCGCACTGACGTCTATGCCGCGTCGGTCGTGCTGTGGGAGCTGTTGGCCGGTCGCGGTCTGTTCGCCGGTGAGAGTGAGTGGCAGGTCGCAGAACAGATCCGCAACGGCAACACACCGCCGCCGTCGAGCTTCAACTCGGAGGTCAGCCCCGCGCTCGATCAGATCGTGCAGAAGGGCTGCGCAACCAAGCGCGAAGACCGCTTTCCAACGGCCGGTGACATGGCGGAAGCGCTGATTGCGGCTGCCCCGTGCGCGATCGGGCGGACCGTCGGCAAGTTCGTCGAGTCCCTCGCTCGGGAGTCCCTCTCGGAGCGACGTCGGTGGGTAGAGAAGGCCGAAGCCAGCACGAGCGACGTACAGAGCCTGGAAGCACTGAGCCACGAAGACGCCGAAAGGACCGGGGAGCCCGAGACGCTCGCGCGAGAGCTGGCCGCCGAGGACGACGAGCTGCCGACCACCGTCGAGGCCGAAGGGGATGATGGCAAAGGGGGCGAGGAAGAGCCTTCCAAGACCCGCGCGGGCGGCGCGTTTGCCGGCACGCGGCCCGTCCAACCCGCGGAGGCTGCAAGCGTGGCGCCTGCGCAGGCCGTGGCGGACCAGCCCGCGCAGGCACCGGCGGAGCGTGTTCGTCGCCGCCTCCCCCCCGCAGCCGGGGGGGTCGTCGCGGGGGTCTTTCTGGCGGCCGTGCTCGGCCTCGTAGCGCTCGCTTCGCGGTCGTCGACGCCGACCCAAGACGAAGCCGTCAGCAACAGCGTGTCGCACTCGAACGCGCCGCCCACTCCGGTTGTTGCGTCTTCGGGGTTACCCAGTCGGAGCAGCGCGGCTCCGCCCGAAGCCGCGCCCAGTGCCGAGCACGGCACGTCGGCGAGCGGAACGGCTCGTCAGACCAAACTGCGGCCGGCCGCGACACTCCCCGCCGCTGCCCCACAAAAACCGCCGCTGGACTGCACCCCGCCGTATTACGTGGATGGCAATGGCGACAAACACTTCCGGCGTGAGTGCCTGAAGCAGTGA
- a CDS encoding protein kinase encodes MTNSAFQTIAGDIGAGHTLGRYELLMPIASGGMAMVWAARLRGSRGFQKIVAVKTMLPKLSEDPQFERMFLDEASLASQVRHPHVVEIMDLGEQDGVLFLVMEWIEGVPLSSLIKAARATGGIPLPVAVRIAMHACAGLHAAHELRDAAGDLVGLVHRDVSPQNLLVTYDGVTKVVDFGVAKAMGSGGFNTQGGQIKGKLAYMAPEQIQGESIDRRADVFALGIVLYAMTTGKHPFRKESDAATLYRICSPDPAVSPRKVSPSYPLPLERVVMQALAKNPARRYKSANELLVALDQALPASMRVSSDEPVAEWVRNLMGKVRDEQKTRLSDALERADSKPQPPPPLRQVLESQPPPGRNSVSGVSDVSSVSEVSGGRMSGETSGFVGVMAPQVSETPGIGILPAPPPAKSHRALYVVGGIALLGIGAAVALWLSGTRSVEAASAPTTPAQATTAPATPAEPEATVRPEASAEPESSAAADTSAAPEASSAPEAQAAAKPVAGKRWAPSAPPAKSATKPSAPSSKPTGKPSLGVDKDFQ; translated from the coding sequence GTGACCAATTCGGCATTCCAGACCATCGCTGGTGACATCGGAGCCGGCCACACGCTGGGCCGCTACGAGCTGCTCATGCCGATCGCGTCGGGCGGAATGGCCATGGTCTGGGCGGCCCGTCTGCGAGGCTCGCGGGGCTTCCAGAAGATCGTCGCGGTCAAGACCATGCTGCCCAAGCTGTCGGAAGATCCGCAGTTCGAGCGCATGTTCCTGGACGAAGCGTCCTTGGCCTCGCAGGTGAGGCACCCGCACGTCGTCGAGATCATGGATCTCGGCGAGCAGGACGGCGTGTTGTTCCTCGTCATGGAGTGGATCGAGGGCGTGCCCCTCAGCTCGCTGATCAAGGCTGCTCGGGCGACGGGCGGGATCCCGTTGCCCGTCGCCGTGCGTATCGCCATGCACGCCTGCGCCGGTCTGCACGCCGCCCACGAGCTCCGGGACGCCGCGGGTGATCTGGTCGGCCTCGTGCACCGCGACGTGTCCCCCCAGAACCTGTTGGTCACCTACGATGGCGTCACCAAGGTCGTGGACTTTGGCGTTGCCAAGGCCATGGGCAGCGGTGGCTTCAACACCCAGGGCGGTCAGATCAAAGGCAAGCTTGCCTACATGGCGCCCGAGCAGATCCAGGGCGAGAGCATCGACCGGCGGGCTGACGTGTTTGCGCTGGGCATCGTGCTCTACGCGATGACGACCGGGAAACACCCGTTCCGCAAGGAGTCCGACGCGGCAACGCTCTACCGGATCTGTTCGCCGGATCCCGCAGTCTCGCCACGCAAGGTCTCGCCCAGCTACCCGCTTCCCCTCGAGCGAGTGGTCATGCAGGCCCTCGCCAAGAATCCAGCGCGCCGCTACAAATCCGCGAACGAGCTGCTCGTTGCACTCGATCAGGCGTTGCCGGCGAGCATGCGGGTCAGCTCAGACGAACCGGTCGCGGAGTGGGTGCGCAACCTGATGGGCAAGGTGCGCGACGAGCAGAAGACACGCCTCTCCGACGCCCTCGAGCGAGCTGACTCGAAACCTCAGCCGCCGCCCCCGCTGCGCCAGGTCCTCGAGTCTCAACCGCCGCCGGGTCGCAACAGCGTCAGCGGAGTCAGCGACGTCTCGTCCGTGAGCGAGGTGTCGGGCGGCCGCATGAGCGGCGAGACCTCTGGTTTCGTGGGTGTGATGGCGCCGCAGGTCTCCGAGACTCCCGGCATCGGCATTCTGCCGGCGCCGCCACCAGCCAAGAGCCACCGGGCGCTCTACGTGGTTGGTGGGATTGCGTTGCTCGGCATTGGAGCCGCTGTCGCACTCTGGCTCTCGGGAACCCGCTCGGTCGAGGCTGCGAGCGCACCGACGACGCCAGCCCAGGCGACGACAGCGCCCGCGACGCCTGCAGAGCCCGAGGCCACGGTTCGGCCGGAGGCGTCTGCCGAACCGGAGTCTTCGGCAGCCGCCGACACGAGCGCAGCCCCCGAGGCGTCCTCCGCTCCAGAGGCTCAGGCCGCGGCCAAACCCGTTGCCGGCAAGCGCTGGGCCCCGAGCGCGCCGCCCGCCAAGAGCGCGACCAAACCCAGCGCACCGAGTTCCAAGCCCACCGGCAAACCGAGCTTGGGCGTCGACAAAGATTTCCAGTAG
- a CDS encoding ABC transporter ATP-binding protein has protein sequence MAEPLVIIEDLHKSFEHMGRTLQVLKGIDLTIRAGELLAIVGPSGAGKSTLLHCMGTLDLPTTGRIRLSGEELTTMSGSRLAAVRNREIGFVFQFHHLLPEFNALENLMLPGLIQGRSKREMEKPAARLLDEVGLSHRATHRPGELSGGEQQRVAIARALVLGPKLLLADEPTGNLDSATSEAIHDLFFQINKDHGTTIVVVTHNSGFAESMPRVVRMVDGRVFKDDTGRGRPGVMPAREEAAGAESAPAAEPAPTAEAEPEA, from the coding sequence ATGGCAGAGCCCCTCGTCATCATCGAAGACCTGCACAAGAGCTTCGAGCACATGGGTAGGACGCTCCAGGTGCTGAAGGGCATCGATCTCACCATCCGGGCGGGAGAGCTGTTGGCGATCGTGGGCCCGTCGGGGGCCGGCAAGAGCACGCTGCTTCACTGCATGGGGACGCTCGACCTACCGACCACCGGTCGCATCCGTCTCTCGGGTGAGGAGCTGACGACCATGAGCGGCTCGCGCCTGGCGGCGGTGCGCAATCGCGAGATCGGCTTCGTGTTCCAGTTTCACCACCTGCTCCCGGAGTTCAACGCGCTCGAGAACCTGATGTTGCCCGGCTTGATCCAGGGGCGCAGCAAGCGGGAGATGGAGAAGCCGGCGGCGCGGCTCCTCGACGAGGTCGGGCTGTCGCATCGCGCGACCCACCGTCCAGGCGAGCTATCTGGCGGCGAGCAGCAGCGTGTGGCCATCGCCCGTGCGCTCGTGCTCGGCCCAAAATTGCTGCTGGCGGACGAACCGACCGGCAACCTGGACAGCGCGACCAGCGAGGCGATTCACGATCTGTTCTTCCAGATCAACAAGGACCACGGCACGACCATCGTCGTCGTCACCCACAACTCGGGCTTTGCCGAGAGCATGCCCCGTGTCGTGCGCATGGTGGACGGCCGGGTGTTCAAGGACGATACCGGACGCGGGCGACCCGGTGTCATGCCCGCGAGAGAAGAAGCGGCCGGGGCGGAGTCCGCGCCCGCGGCGGAACCCGCGCCCACGGCCGAAGCCGAACCCGAAGCGTGA
- a CDS encoding SDR family NAD(P)-dependent oxidoreductase, whose translation MKAEQNSKLALVTGASRGVGRGVALALGDAGMTVVVTGRTLEGSRSVRDTADEVTRRGGRGIALRCDHANDDDVRQVFRRIEAELGRLDVLVNDMFQIPSEPMFGVPFWEQSLSLWDQMHRVGLRSHYVASVLAAPLMIPQKRGLIANISSFGGAGFQLNVAYGVGKAGVDRLARDMAHDLQTAWRDGREPVARRPAPASCEWEPRARAFGRCRASVTRLQTRSRGSGRARRGCGELPDVGLTRRPRWTRAASGR comes from the coding sequence GTGAAAGCTGAGCAGAACTCGAAGCTCGCGCTCGTCACCGGGGCGAGCCGCGGCGTCGGACGCGGTGTGGCGCTCGCGCTGGGCGATGCGGGCATGACCGTCGTGGTTACGGGTCGAACCCTCGAGGGCTCGCGCTCCGTTCGCGACACTGCTGACGAAGTGACACGGCGCGGAGGTCGCGGCATCGCCCTGCGCTGCGATCACGCCAACGATGACGACGTGCGGCAGGTATTTCGGCGCATCGAGGCCGAGCTCGGTCGGCTCGATGTGCTGGTCAACGACATGTTTCAGATCCCGAGCGAGCCGATGTTCGGCGTTCCGTTCTGGGAACAATCTCTATCGCTCTGGGATCAAATGCACAGGGTGGGATTGCGGTCGCACTACGTCGCGAGCGTACTGGCAGCGCCGCTGATGATCCCGCAAAAGCGTGGGCTAATCGCCAACATTTCGTCCTTCGGTGGCGCGGGGTTTCAGCTCAACGTGGCCTACGGTGTGGGCAAGGCGGGTGTCGATCGGCTGGCGCGGGACATGGCGCATGATCTGCAAACCGCATGGCGTGACGGTCGTGAGCCTGTGGCCCGGCGTCCAGCACCAGCGAGCTGTGAGTGGGAGCCGCGAGCGCGGGCGTTCGGCCGATGCCGGGCCTCCGTCACTCGTCTTCAAACTCGATCACGTGGCTCAGGAAGAGCTCGGAGAGGATGCGGAGAGCTTCCAGACGTGGGATTGACGCGGCGTCCGCGATGGACCCGAGCGGCCTCAGGCCGTTGA
- a CDS encoding lysine--tRNA ligase, with translation MSAEREAGETPSAEGGEEGLIQARRDKAARVRERGQNPFANDFAAADRELAAALRTRFESALLEPRHELRYDPEQVSALARDSAIHVAGRLMARRGFGKASFLRLRDGSGEIQLFAKQDVMGDAFAALEDIDVADHVEATGRPMVTKTGELTLELSAIRLLTKALRPLPDKWHGLSDVDLRYRRRYVDTVANPDAAAALFARSAVVQGLRTFLDGAGFLEVETPTLHTVIGGAAARPFTTHHNTLDLDLFLRIAPELYLKRMLVGGFERVYEIGRCYRNEGISTRHNPEFTMLEFYMSYATYDTLMDLTEQMLRQVDEALSARLASAGQTARYDAWKQARSFTLDEPFARVPMKQSVLAALERAQIPLELVDRMAEIALAKDTPTGPASPGAALVGEWAKKSPRAKKIDWANFRKGLGVCENAGERLFSAYEYLA, from the coding sequence ATGTCAGCCGAGAGAGAAGCCGGGGAAACCCCCTCCGCCGAAGGCGGGGAAGAAGGCTTGATCCAAGCTCGACGCGACAAAGCCGCGCGTGTGCGGGAGCGCGGGCAGAACCCCTTCGCCAACGATTTCGCCGCGGCGGACCGAGAGCTGGCTGCGGCGCTGCGCACACGCTTCGAGTCGGCGCTGCTCGAGCCGCGACACGAGCTGCGTTACGACCCCGAGCAGGTGAGTGCGCTCGCCCGCGACAGCGCGATTCACGTCGCCGGTCGCCTGATGGCCCGCCGTGGTTTTGGCAAGGCGTCGTTCCTGCGCCTGCGGGATGGCTCCGGAGAAATTCAGCTGTTCGCGAAACAAGACGTGATGGGGGATGCGTTCGCCGCCCTCGAAGACATCGACGTCGCGGACCACGTCGAAGCAACCGGCCGCCCGATGGTCACCAAGACCGGCGAGCTCACCCTCGAGCTCTCGGCCATCCGGCTCTTGACCAAGGCGCTTCGTCCGCTGCCGGACAAGTGGCACGGGCTGTCCGACGTGGATCTTCGCTACCGCCGCCGCTACGTCGACACCGTTGCCAACCCCGATGCTGCCGCCGCTCTGTTCGCGCGCTCAGCCGTCGTCCAGGGTCTGCGTACGTTCCTCGACGGCGCCGGGTTCCTCGAGGTCGAGACTCCCACGCTGCACACGGTAATCGGCGGCGCCGCCGCGCGCCCCTTCACGACGCACCACAACACCCTGGATCTGGATCTGTTCCTGCGCATCGCACCGGAGCTGTACCTCAAGCGCATGCTCGTTGGCGGCTTCGAGCGGGTCTACGAGATCGGCCGCTGTTACCGCAACGAAGGCATCAGCACTCGGCACAACCCCGAGTTCACCATGCTCGAGTTCTACATGTCGTACGCCACGTACGACACGCTCATGGATCTCACGGAGCAGATGCTGCGCCAGGTCGACGAGGCGCTCTCGGCACGCTTGGCGAGCGCCGGGCAGACCGCGCGCTACGACGCCTGGAAACAGGCTCGCAGCTTCACCCTCGACGAACCGTTCGCCCGGGTTCCGATGAAGCAGTCGGTGCTCGCCGCGCTCGAGCGTGCACAGATCCCCCTCGAGTTGGTCGATCGCATGGCCGAGATCGCGCTGGCCAAGGACACGCCGACCGGTCCTGCCAGCCCCGGCGCGGCGCTGGTCGGTGAGTGGGCAAAAAAGAGCCCGCGCGCCAAGAAGATCGACTGGGCGAATTTCCGAAAGGGCCTCGGGGTCTGCGAGAACGCGGGGGAGCGGCTGTTCTCTGCCTACGAGTACCTGGCCTAG
- a CDS encoding sigma 54-dependent Fis family transcriptional regulator, whose amino-acid sequence MSEPQTRVRNPTRVNRYSKLRVSVVRGPDAGASAEIAGGSFRIGTSAENDLVISDGTVSRRHCELEPTPSGVRVRDAGSTNGIELAGNRVYDAIVCGDFRIGLGDTILAVAQLTEFEEREQLEVDGFGDIVGRSACMRELFAALARVAPTDHTLLIYGETGTGKDLIAEAVHARSRRAGQPLIVLDCGAIARTLVESELFGHERGAFTGAANAHEGVFEQADTGTLFLDEIGELPLELQPKLLRVLERRELRRVGGTRSFAVDVRIIAATNRNLRAEVDRGTFREDLYYRLAQAQVVSPPLRDRAGDLELLVRHFLSMVDPPTNIDEVPEAVWEMFRRHRWPGNVRELKNAVQRLAVTPGRVLPTSITRVPSAGDASAFDPGQPLPPLALARRDASDAFELAYVRRALELSAENVPRAAELAGISRQMMLRLARKHDLK is encoded by the coding sequence GTGAGCGAGCCGCAAACCCGGGTTCGAAACCCCACCCGCGTGAATCGGTACTCCAAACTGCGAGTCTCGGTCGTGCGGGGACCGGATGCGGGAGCTTCGGCCGAGATCGCGGGCGGCTCGTTCCGTATCGGGACTTCCGCCGAGAACGATCTGGTGATCAGCGACGGGACGGTCTCCCGGCGCCACTGTGAGCTCGAGCCCACGCCCAGCGGGGTGCGGGTGCGCGACGCGGGGTCGACGAATGGCATCGAGCTTGCCGGCAACCGAGTCTACGACGCCATCGTGTGCGGTGACTTCCGCATCGGGCTCGGCGACACCATCCTCGCTGTCGCTCAGCTCACCGAGTTCGAGGAGCGGGAGCAACTCGAGGTCGACGGGTTTGGTGACATCGTGGGCCGCTCCGCGTGCATGCGCGAGCTGTTTGCCGCGCTCGCGCGGGTCGCACCCACCGACCACACGCTGCTCATTTACGGTGAGACGGGCACGGGTAAGGATCTGATCGCCGAGGCCGTTCACGCTCGGAGCCGCCGGGCGGGACAACCGCTGATCGTGCTCGATTGTGGAGCGATCGCGCGAACGCTGGTCGAGAGTGAGCTGTTCGGTCACGAGCGCGGCGCCTTCACCGGCGCGGCAAATGCGCACGAGGGAGTGTTCGAGCAGGCGGACACCGGCACGCTGTTTCTGGACGAGATCGGCGAGCTGCCGCTGGAGCTCCAGCCAAAGCTGCTGCGGGTTCTGGAACGGCGAGAGCTCCGGCGGGTCGGCGGCACTCGCAGCTTCGCCGTCGACGTGCGCATCATCGCCGCCACGAATCGCAACCTGCGGGCGGAGGTGGACCGCGGCACGTTCCGCGAGGATCTCTACTACCGCCTGGCCCAGGCGCAGGTCGTGTCGCCACCGCTGCGGGATCGGGCCGGCGACCTCGAGCTCTTGGTTCGGCACTTCTTGTCGATGGTCGATCCCCCGACGAACATCGACGAGGTGCCGGAGGCCGTGTGGGAGATGTTTCGCCGGCACCGCTGGCCGGGCAACGTGCGTGAGCTCAAGAATGCGGTGCAACGGCTGGCCGTGACTCCGGGGCGCGTGCTCCCGACCTCGATCACTCGCGTTCCGAGCGCAGGCGACGCATCAGCCTTCGATCCGGGCCAACCGCTGCCGCCGCTCGCGCTCGCGCGCCGCGACGCGAGCGACGCCTTCGAGCTGGCCTATGTGCGTCGAGCCCTCGAGCTCAGCGCAGAGAACGTCCCTCGCGCCGCCGAGCTCGCGGGTATCTCGCGCCAGATGATGCTGCGCCTCGCGCGGAAACACGATCTGAAGTGA
- a CDS encoding ABC transporter permease, producing the protein MFAPPQLKPEQLSLMAKVWLMLGFPGRVAVVALVAVAFGYLIFRAVRRLGQKGRRSLLSILTGLCLVGVVVLGGWAASLPEHRGSFFVFWHQVVRVGAALSGTGFVVGFLTLALPRMLDRVEGQGFIPFVAVRHVRASKSGFLTVISGLSISGVAVSAFALCAVVSIMGGFGADLKRKILGNNAHMKIESGTHGGFAGVDELLTDVRLIKGVKAATPVTAGEAMASSSSNTAGTIVRGVETSSIGSVIDLVQNIEVGKFSYLDEPAKLADLPPEEVIGISTGGEVFLKGPRVKSWLKRDLDDDVEAATEPVYPGVILGRELAKTLHVYVGDEVTLVAPLGDLGPMGVLPRSRKFRVAAIFYSGMYEYDASHVYMKRDDAQEFLDLKGRTTAVEVKLDDAELVEPVRPELEALIAKHGVGLGREDMKVRDWKELNKNLFSALKLEKIATFIILSIAIAVASFCIICTLLLMVTEKSKEIAILKAIGASDTAILRVFMSEGVIIGGIGTVFGVVTGLCTVLGLLWFGVRLDPDVYYVDRLPISVDPLDYTLVAVSAMVITTIATIYPAIAASRLRPVDGIRYE; encoded by the coding sequence ATGTTTGCACCCCCGCAGCTCAAACCCGAGCAGCTCTCGCTGATGGCGAAGGTGTGGCTGATGCTCGGTTTTCCCGGGCGGGTGGCCGTCGTCGCGTTGGTGGCGGTCGCCTTCGGGTACCTGATCTTCCGGGCCGTGCGGCGTCTGGGTCAGAAGGGGCGACGCAGCCTCTTGTCCATCCTCACCGGCCTGTGCTTGGTGGGTGTGGTGGTGCTCGGCGGCTGGGCTGCGAGCTTGCCGGAGCACCGCGGCAGCTTCTTCGTGTTCTGGCATCAGGTCGTGCGGGTCGGCGCAGCCCTCTCGGGTACCGGCTTCGTGGTTGGGTTCTTGACCCTCGCGTTGCCCCGCATGCTCGACCGGGTCGAGGGACAAGGTTTCATTCCCTTCGTTGCCGTGCGCCACGTCCGCGCGAGCAAGAGCGGATTTTTGACCGTCATCTCGGGGCTCAGCATCTCGGGCGTTGCGGTCAGCGCGTTCGCGCTGTGTGCGGTCGTCAGCATCATGGGCGGATTCGGCGCCGATCTGAAGCGCAAGATCTTGGGCAACAACGCCCACATGAAGATCGAGTCCGGCACCCACGGCGGCTTCGCAGGGGTCGATGAGCTGCTCACCGACGTGCGGCTGATCAAGGGCGTGAAGGCCGCCACGCCGGTCACCGCCGGCGAAGCCATGGCGTCGTCCAGCTCGAACACCGCCGGCACCATCGTGCGCGGCGTCGAGACCTCCAGCATCGGGTCGGTGATCGACCTGGTGCAGAACATCGAGGTGGGAAAGTTCTCGTACCTGGACGAGCCGGCGAAGCTCGCCGATCTTCCGCCCGAGGAGGTGATCGGCATCTCCACCGGCGGTGAGGTCTTCCTCAAGGGGCCCCGGGTCAAGTCGTGGCTCAAGCGAGATCTGGACGACGACGTCGAGGCCGCGACCGAGCCGGTCTACCCGGGGGTGATCCTCGGGCGCGAGCTGGCCAAGACCCTGCACGTCTACGTTGGGGACGAGGTCACCTTGGTGGCGCCCCTCGGCGATCTCGGGCCGATGGGAGTCCTACCCCGCAGTCGCAAGTTCCGCGTGGCCGCCATCTTCTACAGCGGCATGTACGAGTACGACGCCAGTCACGTCTACATGAAGCGCGACGACGCCCAGGAGTTCCTGGATCTGAAGGGGCGCACGACGGCAGTAGAGGTGAAGCTCGACGATGCCGAGCTGGTCGAGCCAGTCCGCCCGGAGCTCGAGGCCCTGATTGCCAAACACGGCGTGGGGCTCGGGCGCGAGGATATGAAGGTGCGCGACTGGAAGGAGCTGAACAAGAACCTGTTCAGCGCCCTGAAGCTCGAGAAGATCGCGACCTTCATCATCCTCAGCATCGCCATCGCCGTCGCGAGCTTCTGCATCATCTGCACCCTGCTCTTGATGGTGACCGAGAAGAGCAAAGAGATTGCGATCTTGAAGGCCATTGGCGCGAGCGATACCGCGATCTTGCGCGTCTTCATGAGTGAAGGCGTGATCATCGGTGGCATCGGCACGGTGTTCGGCGTGGTGACGGGGCTCTGCACCGTGCTCGGCCTGTTGTGGTTCGGCGTGCGGCTCGATCCGGACGTTTATTACGTCGATCGCCTGCCAATTTCCGTCGATCCGCTCGACTACACGCTGGTCGCCGTCAGCGCCATGGTCATCACCACCATCGCCACGATATACCCCGCCATCGCCGCCAGCCGACTCCGGCCCGTCGACGGCATTCGCTACGAGTGA